The proteins below are encoded in one region of Salmo salar chromosome ssa02, Ssal_v3.1, whole genome shotgun sequence:
- the LOC106591313 gene encoding 4-hydroxy-2-oxoglutarate aldolase, mitochondrial, with protein MFGVKTLRTVGPAVCRRGASVLWKPTRTQSRTQSAAAGQRVDIGGIYPPIATPFTQKEDVDYQKLDENLQKYAKIPFKGLVVQGSNGEYPYLTDEERVEVVRRVRLALPTDKLVMAGSGCESTKATVVMTERMAGPGADLVLVVTPCFYKGMMDSRALVHHFTQVADSSPVPVVLYNVPANTGLDLPVDAVVRLAQHPNILGLKDSGGDITRIALIVHKTKPQDFQVLAGSAGFLMAAYSVGCVGGVCALANVLGREVCELEQLCVSGRWEEASALQQRLIEPNTAVTRKFGVPALKQAMEWFGYHGGTCRSPLQPLSEAELQQLRLDFSTNGWL; from the exons ATGTTCGGTGTCAAAACTCTCCGAACAGTCGGTCCAGCAGTGTGTAGACGTGGTGCCTCTGTGCTGTGGAAGCCAACTAGGACCCAGAGCCGAACCCAAAGCGCTGCggctggacagagagtggacatCGGGGGGATCTACCCGCCCATAGCCACGCCGTTCACTCAGAAAGAGGACGTGGACTATCAGAAACTGGATGAAAACCTGCAGAAATATGCAAAGATTCCTTTCAAAG GTCTGGTGGTGCAGGGCTCTAATGGAGAGTATCCCTACCTGACGgatgaggagagggtagaggtggtGAGGAGGGTCAGACTGGCACTGCCCACAGACAAACTGGTCATGGCAGGATCCGGATGTGAAT CCACCAAAGCTACGGTAGTGATGACAGAGAGGATGGCGGGGCCGGGGGCAGACCTGGTTCTCGTGGTAACGCCATGCTTCTACAAGGGCATGATGGACAGCAGGGCGCTGGTTCACCACTTCACACAG GTGGCAGACAGTAGTCCAGTACCAGTAGTTCTGTACAATGTCCCGGCTAACACAGGTCTGGACCTTCCTGTTGATGCTGTGGTGAGACTGGCCCAACACCCTAACATACTGGGACTCAAGGACAGCGGAGGAGAC ATCACCAGGATCGCTCTGATCGTTCACAAAACGAAGCCGCAGGATTTTCAGGTTCTGGCGGGTTCCGCTGGGTTCCTCATGGCGGCGTATTCCGTGG gttgtGTGGGCGGTGTGTGTGCGCTTGCCAACGTTCTGGGTCGTGAGGTGTGTGAGCTGGAGCAGCTGTGTGTGTCGGGACGGTGGGAAGAAGCCAGTGCTCTGCAGCAGCGCCTCATAGAGCCCAACACTGCT gtgaccAGGAAGTTTGGCGTTCCCGCTCTCAAGCAGGCGATGGAGTGGTTTGGTTACCACGGCGGCACCTGTCGCTCTCCTCTTCAACCTCTCTCAGAGGCCGAATTACAGCAGCTCAGACTGGACTTCTCCACCAATGGCTGGCTCTGA